The following DNA comes from Chelmon rostratus isolate fCheRos1 chromosome 20, fCheRos1.pri, whole genome shotgun sequence.
ATGGTTTCAAAGGGGATTCAAAAAGgttcaaaactttattttctttgtcttgtgttaACAAAACAGAGGCAATTTCTCATTATTCAGTCTGCCATGGGATTCTTTATTACAAGTGTAATACATAGCCACTCTTAcataatgcatgcatgcagtgtgtttacaaTCCCTGTTATTTTATGCAATTTCCAAACTGCTTTTCGGAACTTTTGCAGGCAGGAAAATTGCTATAGATGCTTCGATGTGTATCTACCAGTTCCTGATTGCTGTGCGACAAGATGGGAACGTTCTGCAGAATGAGGATGGAGAGACAACAAGGTGCAACGCCCACAATACAGACACTGACATTCAGACTATAGGAGACATATTTGAGATAAAGTAGTTCTTGTATGGATCCTAGACCAGGTCGTCCAATCTGGGCACAAGGCTGAGATATTTTTGCcaactgtttgctatttttctcaGCCACCTGATGGGAATGTTCTACCGGACAATCCGCATGCTAGAACATGGTATCAAACCGGTGTACGTGTTTGACGGCAAGCCCCCAAAGCTCAAGTCagcagaggttagtgtgattTCCTCTGGTGCTTTTGTCCCTGCATTCTGCCATTGTGTTTGTGGTTATCAGCATGgatcagatttattttctttgtggtgtagtgttgcttttgtttgcacGTCACCTGTAATCTTGATGACCCGCAAGTCAAACAGCGCAGTCAGAACTGTGACATTACTCAACATTTTGTGTTGATTAATGTCATGACTTTATCATGTTTAACCATAGTCTCTATAATCTGGTCGGTTTGTTTGTAAATGGAAAGAGACAAAATATGTTCTATGAATTTTTTACAGCTGTACTTTTGCTCTCACCctcatttttaattaatgaattatgttttgatttttgcaatttattatttttcatcgAGTTTGTCCTTTTCTTActctgtctttgctcttctcttcaCGCCCCCCAgctggagaagagaggagagaggagggcagaAGCTGAGAAGCTGTTGGCTCAAGCCCAGGAAATTGGTACAGTTGATGTATTTCAGGCTTTATTTTACAATAGTAATGACTTGTGCCTGTAAGGTGTaaggtgtttgtttttatgaaggCCCTGACCCTGTTAATGAGGGCAAACTAATACATTTTTCCtacaaaaaatcaaaatcattttgcattttttttagcacattAGCTGGCATGTAAACCAGTGTGATCAGTCttgatatattttatataaGCTTTATTTACATGGTAGAGATTGTAAAAATCTTTTACGTTGGTTATGtctgcaatttttttttgtctcaatCCAGGGGAACAAGAGAATATTGATAAATTCAGCAAGCGGCTGGTTAAAGTCACCAAGCAGCATAATGATGAGTGCAAGAAGCTGCTGACCCTGATGGGAGTGCCTTACATTGAAGTAAGATCACTCTCGCTTTGTTATAACTCTTGCTGGCTTTATTATATGCTATATTTATATTGACAGTTAACCAGTTTTGATGAGAATCTCAGTGCTCTTTCttacatttttgtcattattgcAGTTGCATGTTTATTGTCAGACTAGGCTTTAGGtcatgaaagacagaaaatgcattgttcaaataaagaaaatgttcttaaaTTGTGCCAACGGTATCGAACGTTCATGACTTGTGATTTACAAAAAGGCATAAGAAGTTCATTTTCCTTGTTGTTTTGACACCTGAACTGGACTGTCCTCACTATCAGTACATTTggagaatgatttttttttccatgtcagaGAAATCAATTGCAACAGGACAGGTGTGACTAAATAAttctgtgaaatgtaatttaatgtgtttttgtgttgtagGCTCCATGTGAGGCGGAGGCCAGCTGTGCTGCTCTGGTTAAAGCAGGGAAGGTCTTCGCCACAGCAACAGAGGATATGGATGGGCTGACCTTTGGGACAAATGTCCTGCTCAGACACCTCACAGCCAGTGAAGCAAAGTAATGATGCACCTGTTTCTCACTGTTACCGCATCACTCTTTTCCATTGTTAGCATCTGTAGCAGAGATGCTCAGAGAGATGACGTGATGTTTCCGTTTTGTTTCTGGCACAACTTTTGATGCGAGCCTAATTCCTTGTTATCAAAGTTcacatattctgttttaatgaTTCTTGTGTTGGGTTGTCTTACCAGTTCTGCACTACATGCTACAAGTACAACAGCCAGTTTTGATCATACatcatttaatatatttgttttagGAAACTTCCTATACAAGAATTCCACTTCAGTCGAATGCTGCAGGACATCGGCCTGACCAATGAACAGGTGCggtgcagtttttttctgactttgagAAAGGTGCAGCACATTATGCGATCGAGAGTGTAGTTTTCCATCTGTGGTAAAATTGAAGAACCGCTTACTCTTTCTTTATCATGCTGATTGTGCACTCTGCAAACCAAATGCTGAGCAAATTCTCCACAGAAATGTCACAATCTGCTCTAATATTTATGTATAAACGCAGTTGGGAAAGGTAGTGTGTGATATTTCGGTCTTTCTTGCATTAACTCCTCCTTTTCATGGTCCATCCTAGTTCATAGACCTTTGTATTCTGCTGGGCTGTGACTACTGCGCCACCATTAAGGGGATTGGCCCCAAAAGAGCCATCGACCTGATCAAACAGCACGGCTGCATTGAGGAGATCCTAGAAAACATCGACCTCAGTGTAAGTCGATGTCTGCTACAGTCCAGATGTTCAGGCAGTTAAACAAAGCAGGGTTTGGTTCTGATTCAGTGTCTGTCTTGCTTGCCATCATGCAGAAGTACCCTGCACCAGAGAGCTGGCTGTACAAAGAGGCCAGGGATTTGTTTTTGAAGCCAGAAGTGGTGGATTGTTCCACAGTGGAGTTGAAGTGGAATGAGCCGGATGAGG
Coding sequences within:
- the fen1 gene encoding flap endonuclease 1, whose protein sequence is MGIHGLAKLIADQAPGAIKEQDIKNYFGRKIAIDASMCIYQFLIAVRQDGNVLQNEDGETTSHLMGMFYRTIRMLEHGIKPVYVFDGKPPKLKSAELEKRGERRAEAEKLLAQAQEIGEQENIDKFSKRLVKVTKQHNDECKKLLTLMGVPYIEAPCEAEASCAALVKAGKVFATATEDMDGLTFGTNVLLRHLTASEAKKLPIQEFHFSRMLQDIGLTNEQFIDLCILLGCDYCATIKGIGPKRAIDLIKQHGCIEEILENIDLSKYPAPESWLYKEARDLFLKPEVVDCSTVELKWNEPDEEGLIQFMCNEKQFSEERMRNGCKKIVKSRQGSTQGRLDSFFTVTGSLSSKRKEPDVKGSAKKKQKTGATPGKFRKGK